The Equus przewalskii isolate Varuska chromosome 5, EquPr2, whole genome shotgun sequence genome window below encodes:
- the WNT6 gene encoding protein Wnt-6: MLPPAPSRLGLLLLLLLCPAHVGGLWWAVGSPLVMDPTSICRKARRLAGRQAELCQAEPEVVAELARGARLGVRECQFQFRFRRWNCSSHSKAFGRILQQDIRETAFVFAITAAGASHAVTQACSMGELLQCGCQAPRGRAPPRPPGLPGTPGPPGPAGSPDGSAAWEWGGCGDDVDFGDEKSRLFMDARHKRGRGDIRALVQLHNNEAGRLAVRSHTRTECKCHGLSGSCALRTCWQKLPPFREVGARLLERFHGASRVMGTNDGKALLPAVRTLKPPGRADLLYAADSPDFCAPNRRTGSPGTRGRACNSSAPDLSGCDLLCCGRGHRQESVQLEENCLCRFHWCCVVQCHRCRVHKELSLCL; this comes from the exons GGCCGTGGGCAGCCCCTTGGTCATGGACCCTACCAGCATCTGCAGGAAGGCACGGCGGCTGGCAGGTCGGCAGGCTGAGTTGTGCCAGGCCGAGCCAGAAGTGGTGGCTGAGCTGGCCCGGGGCGCCCGACTAGGGGTGCGAGAGTGCCAGTTCCAGTTCCGGTTCCGCCGCTGGAACTGCTCCAGCCACAGCAAGGCCTTCGGGCGCATCCTGCAGCAGG ACATCCGGGAGACGGCCTTCGTGTTCGCCATAACGGCGGCGGGTGCCAGCCACGCGGTCACGCAGGCCTGCTCCATGGGCGAGCTGCTGCAATGCGGCTGCCAGGCGCCCCGGGGGcgcgccccaccccgcccccctgGCCTGCCAGGCACCCCGGGGCCCCCTGGCCCTGCGGGCTCCCCGGATGGCAGCGCCGcctgggagtggggaggctgCGGCGACGACGTGGACTTCGGGGATGAGAAGTCGAGGCTCTTTATGGATGCGCGGCACAAGCGGGGACGCGGAGACATCCGTGCATTGGTGCAGCTTCACAACAACGAGGCAGGCCGGCTG GCTGTGCGGAGCCATACGCGCACCGAGTGCAAGTGCCACGGGCTGTCGGGCTCGTGCGCGCTGCGCACCTGCTGGCAGAAGCTGCCCCCGTTCCGCGAGGTGGGCGCGCGGCTGCTCGAGCGCTTCCACGGTGCCTCGCGTGTCATGGGCACCAACGACGGCAAGGCTCTGCTGCCCGCCGTCCGCACTCTCAAGCCGCCGGGCCGCGCCGACCTGCTCTACGCCGCCGACTCGCCCGACTTCTGCGCCCCCAACCGGCGCACCGGCTCGCCCGGCACGCGCGGCCGCGCCTGCAACAGCAGTGCCCCGGACCTCAGCGGCTGCGACCTGCTGTGCTGCGGCCGCGGGCACCGCCAGGAGAGTGTGCAGCTCGAGGAGAACTGCCTGTGTCGCTTCCACTGGTGCTGCGTAGTGCAGTGCCACCGCTGCCGCGTGCACAAAGagctcagcctctgcctctga